The Flavobacterium galactosidilyticum nucleotide sequence ACTAAATCTTCCTTGCTTTTTCTAACTTTAACTAAATTAACTAACCAGTCATTCTCAGCATCTCTGTAACCAAGAGGAAGAATTACACAACTTCTTAGTCCTTTTGCTCTTAATCCTAGAATTTCATCTAAGGCATTTTCATCAAACCCTTCGATAGGTGTACTGTCTACGCCTTCAAAAGCTGCTGCTGCAATAGCTTGCGAAAACGCAATATAAGCTTGTCTTGCAGCATGCTGAAAGTTAACTTCAGGATCTCTTTGAGGATAAAGTCCTAAAAGCATTTGACGGTAATTTTCCCAACCCTCATTTTTGAAACCACGAATTTCATTAGTCAAGTCAAACATTTTATTGATACGCTCCACAGTATAATTATCCCAAGCAGCAAAAACAAGCAAATGGGAACAATCAGTAATCACGGATTGATTCCAGCCAATAGCTCTAATTTTTTCCTTTATCTCTTGATTTGTAACCACCATAATTTCAAAAGGTTGCAAACCACTTGATGTTGGCGCTAGTGAAGCCGCTTCAATAATGGTATCTATTTTTTCTTGTGCTACTTTTTGACCATTCATCGCTTTAGCAGCGTAACGCCATTTCAATTTATCTATTAATTCCATTTTTATTTTATGTATTTATTGTTATTTTTTAATTCATTAAAATTTTAAACCCGAATACTATCCCAAGCCGCTTGAAAAGCATCTTTTAAAACGGTATCGCATAATGGACAAAGCTTTCTATTTTCCATATTCATCAGAAAAGCTAAGGGATAAATCGTAAAAGCATAAAGTAAATAGGGTGACATTTCTTTTATTATCCCGTCCTGTTTTGCTTTTGTCCACAAATCAAAAAGAGGAGCAATATGTTTCAGTCCTTCTTGTCTGGTTGCTTCATCGATCATAGGTGTATTGTCGCATTGTGACAAAAAAGAAGCTTCCTCTTTTTGTTGCAATTTAAAATCAGCCATATTTAACCATATCTTTTCGAAACTTTCTCTTATGGGTTTTTCAGAATCATATCCTTTAAACGCTGCTTCCGCAAAAGAGGATTTGACATCTAGATACAATTGATTGACCATGTCTTGCTTGCTCTCAAAATATAGATAAATAGTAGCTGGAGAAACATTGGCAACTTTAGCCACTTTGGCCATTGACGCACCTTGAATACCTCCATTATTAACCAGAAACAATGTCGCTTTTAAAAGCGAGCTTCGTTTCTCAATACTTTTTTGCAGTAGTGCCATATTATTTTTTATTAAAATAAATATTTTTTAATTTCCAAGCTATCGCTATTAATCCGAATTGAATAACTAAACGAATCAATGCCAATTGATGACTTCCAATTGCTGGAGTATCTGAGAATACATCCCAAATGTGGATGGGTAAAAAAAATAGCATTAACGCAAATAAAGAAAATGCTCCAATTCCTCTATATTTTTTTATTAAAAGAAGTAATGTTATAGCTATTTCTATTACACCATAAAAATAAATAATCACCATTTTGAAAGGCAAAAAGTTAGGAACAAAAGGATTATAAAATACTGAATTCCTAAAATGTTGCACACCACTGTAAAACATAAAAACAGCCATAATAATTACAACAACATTCCAAATCCTCTTTGCAACGCTTTCCACCATTTAATTTATTTGATAGTGCAAAAGTAAAACAAAAAAAAAGAATGAACGTTCATAAATTAAAATTTTAAGCATTGTTTAATACAATTTAGCCTTAGCATAAAATATATGCGATGAAAAACTATTCAATTATCAAATACAATATTCCCAAACCAATTTATGAATAAAACAATTAGTTAAAAAACTCATAAACAACTAAATAAAGTAGATGATTATTCGAAAAATATAAGACAAACTACAACCCAAAGCACAGATTTGCAAATACATATATACTTTATTCCTACTTTAAAACAATAGTTAAAATTATGTTAAAATTAAATTAAACGAACGTTTAATTTAAACGGTTGTTTAATTTTGCTCTCCTAAAAAAATCAATAATTTGGAAACTAATTTCAACGATAAACAAATCAAGATACTCGAAGTGGCAGAACTGCTATTTTCGGAAAAAGGTTTTGATGGAACATCGATACGGGATATATCTAAAGAAGCGAAAATAAACATCGCTATGATTTCTTATTACTTTGGATCTAAGGAGCGACTACTAGAAGCGCTAATTCTCCATCGAACTACCGACTTAAAACTACAATTAGATCATTTGATATTAGAAAATCTAGAGCCGATTGAAAAAGTCAATAAGCTAATTGAACTTTACATTAATCGCGTCAATTCTAATAGAGGACTTTACAGAATTTTACACTTCGAATTTACTTCAAAAAAGAGAAACATAAATCATGAGACATTTTCTGAACTCAAAAAGGGAAACCTCAAATCTTTAGAAACTATTATAATAGAGGGACAAAACAAAGGTGTTTTTAGAAAGGATATTGTAATACCGCTAATCACACCCACTATTTTAGGTACATTTTTTCATTTTCAAATGAATAGACCGTTTTTTGAAAACTTATTAAACTTGAACACGGAAGCGCTATATGATAATTACATAAAAACAGTTCTCACAAAACACATTCAACAAACAATAAAAGCACTACTAGTATATGAAAGTTAGTCAAATAATGTTCTTAGGCATCTTTTTCATAGGAATTAATTCTATTGAAGCACAAGATAGAACGAGTTTTTCTCTTGAGGAAGCCGTTCATATGGCTTGGACCAAAAGCAATGAGGTCTCGCTAGCAAACACGAAAGTGAACACCAAAAAATATGAATTACAGTCCGTAAAAAACAATCAGTATCCTGATTTTAAAGTCTCGGGGCAGTATCAAAGATTAGCTAAGGCATCTGTAGACTTAAAAATTAACAAAAACAGTTCTTCGACAACAGCTATTCCTACTGTAGATCAATTAATTATCGGACAAGCAAATGCTACTTTACCTATTTTTGGAGGATTCAAAATTCAAAATAGCATTAAACTTCAAGATAATCTCTATCAAGCGGAAACGGCTAATTCCTTGCAAACAAAGGAAGATGTTGCAATGAATGTGGTAAATTATTACGCGAGTTTGTATAAGGCACAAAAAACAATAGAGCTCCTTAAAGAAAATCAGAAGAAAGCAGAACAACGCGTAACTGATTTTATCGAATTAGAAAAAAACGGAATCATTCCTAGAAATGATTTATTAAAATCGCAACTACAAGTTTCAAAAATACAACTATCATTAGATGAAGCAAACAACAATTTAAACATTGTCAATTACTCGCTGACAACACTTTTAAAATTACCTCCAAACACTAAACTAGAAGTAAAAGAAAGTGATTTTGTTGATTTGACTATGGATAATGTTCCTACAAGCGAAGAACCTGCACTGCAAAATCGTAAAGATTTAGAAGCTATTCACTTTCAGGAAAAAGCGAGTCAAGCCAATATAAAAATGGCTAAAAGCGCGTATTATCCGTCCCTATCACTAATTGGAGGGTATACCGTATTAGATATTAAAAATGTTGTTACGATCCAAAATGCTATGAACTTTGGTGTAGGTGTTTCCTATGATTTGAGTTCCATTCTAAAAAATGGCACTATGGTAAAACTAGCAGAAAGTAAAGCATCGGAAGTCCAAAATTCAGAAGAAATGCTGACTGACTATATCAAAATTGAAGTTCAAAAATCGATAGAAGACTATCAATTAGCGCTTAAACAAAGTAATGTATACACTCAGGCGGTTGAACAGTCTACTGAAAACTATCGCATCATAAAAGATAAATACGACAATGGTTTATCAAATACCAATGATTTACTAGAAGCTGATGTCGAACAACTAAATGCTACCATTAATAAAGCTTTGGCCAAAGCCAATATCGTTCAAAAATATTACGAGTTACTTTCAGTAACAGGACAATTATCTAAAACCTTCAACCTTTCAAAAATATAATTATTACTCACATGGAAAAGAAACAAACAAATACAAAATTTATTATTATCCTAGTGATCTTGGTAGTGATAGGCGGAGGATATGGAACTTATAAATACTTACACTCGTTAGCCCACGAGCAAACGGATGATGCTCAAATTGAGAAAAACATGAACCCAATTATTCCAAGAGTATCGGGTTACGTAAGTAAAGTGTACATAAAAGATAACGACTATGTAAAAAAAGGAGATACTTTATTTACGATCGATAAGAAAGATTATCAATTAAAAATCGCGGAAGCAACTGCTGCTCTTGCTGCTGCTGAAGGAAACTTTGAGGTTTCTAGGGCAGATATCAGTAGCGCGCTTGCAAGTGTTTCTGCCTCTGACGCTACTGTTCAATCGGCTAGCGGAAGTATTGAAAGTGCTAAAATTAAATTGGCGCAAATAACTAGTGACTACAATCGCTACAACAATTTGTATAAAAGCCATACCATCACTAAACAACAGTATGAACAAGCTTCTACAGCGAAACAAGAAGCTGAAAACCAAGTCCGCATTTTGCAACAACAACAAAAAGCAAGTGCTTACCAAAAATCAGTTATTATAGCGAAATCGAAAGCTTCAGATAAACTAACTGAAGTGGCTGCTGCCAATATCAAAAGAGCACAAGCTTTACTAGATGCAGCAAATTTAAATATCTCTTATACCGTTATTACGGCTGCAATTGACGGTCAGGTTTCAAAAATTGATATTCAACCAGGGCAATTAGTTCAACCAGGACAATCGTTATTTTATATTATCAATAACCAAGAAGCTTGGGTAATTGCTAATTTCAAAGAAACGCAATTGAACAAAATGGTAATGGGACAAAAAGTAACTTTAAAAGTAGATGCTTATCCTGACTATGATTTCCAAGGTACAATTACCTCTTTTTCACCCGCTACAGGATCTCGTTTCTCTATTTTGCCTCCAGATAATGCAACTGGTAACTTTGTAAAAACAATTCAAAGATTACCGGTAAAAATATCCTTAGATGCATCAAATGACGCTGAAAAAATAAAATTACTGAGACCAGGAATGAATGTTGATGTTGATGTACATGTAAAATAAAATGACAGGAACTGAAGATGATTTAGTAGAATATGGCTTTAGACGGGTTATCATTACGATTACAGCTGTGCTTTGTGCACTGCTAGAAATTGTAGATACCACTATTGTCAATGTAGCTTTGACCAATATGAGGGGAAGCCTAGGTGCGACATTAACTGATGTTGCTTGGGTAATAACTGCATACGCCATTGCCAATGTTATTGTTATTCCAATGACGAGCTGGCTTTCACAACAATTTGGAAGACGTAATTATTTTGTCGTTTCCATTATTATTTTTACCACAGCTTCTTTTTTATGCGGTAATGCCACTAATATTTGGGAACTTATTGCTTTCCGATTTATACAAGGACTAGGCGGAGGAGCGCTATTAGTAACTGCTCAAACCATTATAACCGAAAGTTATCCGATTGCTAAACGTGGAATGGCGCAAGCTATTTACGGCATGGGTGTAATTGTAGGACCTACATTAGGTCCGCCATTAGGAGGTTACTTAGTAGATAATTTCTCTTGGCCTTACATTTTCTACATCAATATACCACTTGGAATTATTGCTGCTATTTTAGCTTTCACTTTTGTGAGAAGTCCAAAATTTGGTAAAAAATTAAAAGCAAGTCAAGTCGATTGGTGGGGAATTGTCCTTTTATCAGCTTTCATTGGTTCTTTACAGTTTGTTTTAGAACACGGTCAGCAAGATGACTGGTTCAATAATAGCACGATTACCGCATTGAGCGTGGTTTCTGTTTTTGGTTTGGTATTATTTATATGGAGAGAATTGACTTATAAATATCCTATTGTAAACCTAAGTGTTTTAAAAGATGGAAACTTAAGAATAGGAACGATAATGTGTTTCATCCTTGGATTTGGACTTTATGGGTCTACTTTGATTATCCCCATTTATACGCAATCAGTTTTAGGCTGGACTGCTACTGATGCTGGACTATTGCTTATTCCTGGTTCAATTACCACCGCTTTTATGATGCCAATTGTGGGTCGATTAATTCAAAAAGGAGTGCCACAAGGGTATATGGTAGGTGTTGGGTTTTTAATATTCTTTTTCTTTACCCTAATGATGTATAATAATATGACACCTGATACGGGAGCTGAACATTTATTTTGGCCATTAATTTTAAGAGGAATAGGACTTGGATTACTTTTTGTACCTATTACCACTTTGTCTCTTTCTACTTTAAAAGGAAAACATATTGGAGAAGGTGCCGCTTTTACTGGTATGATGCGACAACTTGGAGGTTCTTTTGGTATCGCCATCATTACCACTTTTATTACAAGATTTAGCCAGAAACATCGTGTGGACTTAGTTTCTAATCTTGACGGAACGAGACTTGAAGTTCAAGAAAAAATTACGCTATTACAACAAGGATTTATGTCTAAAGGGTTTAGCGCTAACGAAGCATTAAAAAAGGCATATCAAGTAATTGATTTTTCAGTGATGAAACAAAGCACCGTTTTAGCCTATATGGATATTTTCCTTTACCTAGGTATTATGTTTTTATGTTGTATTCCTATTATCTTTTTTATCAAAAAAGGAAAAAATAAAATCAATCCTGCAGATGCAATGCATTAATTTGATTTTTACAAAAAAAACGCCGAACTCGTAATGAATTCGGCGTTTTTGTTTTTATATAAAATTCTTAACGGGTAAAAACAAGCTGATTTTCTTTCGATAAATTAGCATCAAATTGATAGCCATCATAATTAAATCCTTTCAAATCTTCAATGGTTTCAGCATTAGTATCAATAATATAACGCACCATCATTCCTCTTGCTTTTTTAGCAAAAAAACTAATTATTTTCAGTTTTCCATTTTTATAGTCTTTGAATTCTGGAGTAATTACTGGAACCTTCAAGGCTTTGACATCTATTGCCGAAAAATATTCATTACTAGCTAAGTTGACGAATAATTCTCCTTCCTTGAGTTCTTTATTTAAAGCCTTAGTAATGGTCGGTTTCCAAAACTGATATAGGTTTTGGCTTTCACCAATAGGTAATTTAGTTCCCATTTCAAGACGGTACGCTTGCATCAAATCCAATGGCTTGAGTAATCCGTATAAACCGGAAAGTATTCTCAAACGATCTTGTAAGACTTCTAATTTATTTAATGGAATCGAAAAAGCATCTAAACCAGTGTAAACATCGCCGTCAAAAGTATAAACTGCCGGACGAGAATTTGATGTGGTAAAAGGTGTTTTCCAATCTTGATTTCGTTTCCAATTTAACTCCGCCAGTTTATCAGAAATACTCATTAAGTCAGCTAATTCAGCAGGTTTTTTCTCCTTCAAAACTTTGTGAACGTGTCTCGATTCTTTTAAAAATGAAGGTTCTGTATGTATAGGAGTTGGTAAATCTTTTTCGAAATTTAAGGACTTGGCTGGTGATATAACAATTTTCATATTCAATACTCTTTAAGTGCTTTCTATAAGTTTTCTCAAAAATACTAATTGAAAACAAGAAACAAAACCTAATTATATTGATTTCTTAAATAGTGCAATAGATATCTTACTTATACAAACAATATTTAGTATATTTAAAGTAACATAAATATTAAAATACTATCTAATGAATGCCATTGAAATCCGCACAGCAACAATGGCTAATTTAGAGATAATTCTAAAAATTAGCATCCATCTCTTTACGGTAACTTTTAATTTGCACACTATACTTTCAAAATATCATATCTTTTTATCTTGACACAAGTCAATTTGATGTATTTTTGTATAAACATTTTCAAAAAACATGAAACAAGATGTGATTATTATAGGAGCAGGATTAGCAGGACTTTCTGCAGCTGTTCATTTACACCGTCAGGGACGAAAGGTTTTAATTCTAGAAGCTACAGACCGCGCAGGGGGGAGAATAAAAACCGACTCACATGATGGATTTCTTTTAGACAGAGGTTTTCAAGTGTTTTTGACTGCTTACCCAGAGTCAAAATCTTTACTCAATTATACGGATTTAAATTTAAAGAAAATGTTGCCCGGCGCAACTGTTCTCTATGATGATGGGCAATTTGAAATTGCAGATCCGTTGCGAAGACCTTCAGCAGCTTTAGCGACTTTTTTTGCTCCAGTAGGAACTTTAAAAGATAAAATAAATACACTTTGGCTAAAAAATAAATTACAAAATTTAACAATCGATCAAATTTTTCAACAACCAGAACAAACGACTAGAAAGCAATTGACTGAATATGGTTTTAGTCCAAAAATGATTGAGCGATTTTATGCCCCTTTCCTCTCTGGAATATTTTTAGAAAATGATTTATCAACTTCTAGAAGAATGTTTGATTTTGTGATGAAAATGTTTTCTGATGGAGATGTGGCAGTTCCAGCTCTAGGCATGGAAGAAATACCAAAACAATTAGTTGCCATGCTTCCAGAAAATAGTATTCGTTGTAACACTCAAGTAATGAAAATAGAGGGAAATAAAGTGACTATAGCCGATGGAACTGTTTTAGAAGCCAACCAAATTCTTTTGGCTACGACCGCAAATTCACTAGCGCAAGAATTCTTTCCCAAGCAAAAAATGACTTCTCATCAAGTCACTAATGTTTATTTTGAAGCATCTGAAACTCCTACGAGAAAAGCAGTGGTAATACTCAATGCATCAAAAATCAAAAAGTGGGTAAATAACTTGACTGTAATGTCTAATGTATCTTCCGCTTATTCTCCAAAGGGCAAAGTGCTTATTTCTGTCTCTTACAATGGAATTCCAACTATAGGCGACGCTGCTTTAGCCGAAAACATGAAGCGAGAATTAAAAAAATGGTTTGGCCAAAAAGTAAACAATTGGAAAATGTTAAAAGTATACCGAATTGAATATGCTTTACCTACGCAGGAAAGCGTGCGAAATGAAATTCCAGCTTCTGAAATTAAGATCTCTGATACTCTTTTTATATGCGGTGATAATTTATTGAATGGCTCAATAAATGCGGCGATGAAAACAGGTAGACTAGCAGCTGAAGCAATGCAGCTATAGATTTCATATTTACTAAAAACTGTATTAAATTTTATAAAATCATTACGGATGATAAATTTTTATGTTCTTTATGGTTGTAATAGCTAGTGTAAAATTCAATTTAATCTAGTGCTACTTTATAGGTTGGATCTTCAAGAATATTAACATCAATAATAGCGTCTGCATTTTTTAATAAAGTTTTACAATCCGCACTCAAATGCTGTAGGTGAACCTTTTTATTGAGTTGCGCATACTTTTCGGTGATTTTATTGACAGCGTCAATCGCACTCATATCCGTTATTTTACTTTCTTTAAAGTCGATTATTATTTCATTTGGATCATTAGCGACATCAAATTTTTCTAAGAAAGCAGTTGTTGACGCAAAAAACAAAGGACCATATATTTCATAATGCTTCACTCCTTTTTCATCGATATACTTCTTCGCACGAATTCTTTTGGCACTTTCCCATGCAAAAACCAAAGCTGAAATTATTACACCAATCAAAACTGCTAAAGCCAAGTTGTGTAATAAAATTGTTATTACTGCTACTAGTATCCCAACAAAAATATCGTGCTTTGGCATCTTATTAATGATTCGGAAACTTGTCCATTCAAAAGTTCCAATCGCTACCATTACCATAACTCCTACTAAGGCTGCCATTGGTACTCGTTCAATTACAGGCGCACCAAATAAAATAATAATCAGTATGGTTAATGCAGCTACAATTCCAGATAAACGCGCTCTAGAACCAGCAGAAAGATTAACTAATGTTTGTGCAATCATAGGACAACCACCCATTCCAAAGAAAAAACCATTCAGAATATTAGAGCTTCCTTGCGCAATACATTCTCTATTTCCATTTCCCTTAGTTCCCGTAATTTCATCGACTAAAGTCAATGTCAATAATCCTTCCGTTAATCCCACTGAAGCCATAATTAAAGCATATGGAAATATAATTTTCAGCATTTCTAAATTGATTGGCACAGTAGGAATGTGAAATGGAGGAAAACCACCACTTATAGAAGCAATATCTCTCACCGTCTTAGTTTCAATTTTAAAGAAAAAAACCAAGGCAAAGATTATAATAATTGCTACTAATGAAGCTGGAACAGCTTTGGTAATTTTAGGAAAAAGCACAATAATTCCGATGGTTAGTGCAACTAAACCAGCCATAATCAAGAGTGGAATGCCAGTAAGCCATTCTACTTGACCGTTGACTACTTTCTTAAATTGTTCTAACTGTGACATAAAAATGATAACGGCTAAACCGTTTACAAACCCAAACATAACAGGTTGCGGCACCAATCCTATAAATTTTCCGAGTTTAAATATCCCTATCAAAATTTGAATGACACCAGCTAATGCAACTGCGGCAAAAACATATTCCAAACCATTCGAGTTCATTAGCGCTATTAAAACAATTACAGTAGCTCCTGCTCCTCCAGAAATCATTCCAGGTCTTCCACCAAAAATAGCTGTTACTAAACCTGCAATAAATGCAGCATATAAACCCATCAAGGGAGGGAAACCAGCTAATATTGCAAATGACAGCGACTCAGGAATCATAGTCATAGCAACTGTTAAGCCTGCTAGGATTTCGGTTCTAAAATTGACTTTTTGTGAAAAGTCAAATAAATTAAATACTTTTTTCATATAATAATTAAGGTAGTCCATACCTACTTTTGACATCAGAAATCGTAATTAAAACAATTTAGATGTAATCTTAAGCCGAATACTATTTACTGTAAAAACCATTGTCGAGAAACGAATGGCGGTATGGATAATACTTATGTTGGAAGTGCAAAAATAAAACTTTCGAGGCCATTCTACAACAAGACACTACAATTAATTAAATTGATAAGCCTACAAAACTATTCATAAAAAAATAAGAGTTTAGCTTCTAAATTTTAAAATTCCATCAAAAATATCCATCTTTGATTAATTTTACGATGAAAAACCAAAAATTACCTTTTGAAAAACTGAAAAAAATACAATGAAATTACTTTATACTTTATGTTTCGCTTTTTTATTTACCGTTACTTATTCACAAGCGACTAACGACTACTTAGAAAGAATTAGAGATAATGAGGTTGCCTTAACCGCTTTCTTTTCGCAAATGCCAAAAGGAGGTGACTTACATCATCATTTCTCGGGTTCAATTTATGCAGAACCACTATTACAGCAGGCCATTACCGCTGATTTCTATCTGAACATTGAAACAATGGATGTATTAAAAGATAAACCAGTGAATGGAAACTGGGAAAAATTTTCAACATTAAAAAATAATGGAACCTTAGAAGTCTACAAGCAAAAAATTATGCAAAAATGGTCTGTAAAAGACTATAATTATGTAGATTATCCTTCTGATAAGTTGTTTTTCGAGTCATTTATGAAATTTGAACCAGCCATACAAGGAAATTTTGGAAGCGGACTATTAGAATTAAAAAATAGAGCCATTTCTGAAAATGTAAGTTATATAGAAAC carries:
- a CDS encoding nitroreductase family protein, translated to MELIDKLKWRYAAKAMNGQKVAQEKIDTIIEAASLAPTSSGLQPFEIMVVTNQEIKEKIRAIGWNQSVITDCSHLLVFAAWDNYTVERINKMFDLTNEIRGFKNEGWENYRQMLLGLYPQRDPEVNFQHAARQAYIAFSQAIAAAAFEGVDSTPIEGFDENALDEILGLRAKGLRSCVILPLGYRDAENDWLVNLVKVRKSKEDLVTLID
- a CDS encoding TetR/AcrR family transcriptional regulator; translation: MALLQKSIEKRSSLLKATLFLVNNGGIQGASMAKVAKVANVSPATIYLYFESKQDMVNQLYLDVKSSFAEAAFKGYDSEKPIRESFEKIWLNMADFKLQQKEEASFLSQCDNTPMIDEATRQEGLKHIAPLFDLWTKAKQDGIIKEMSPYLLYAFTIYPLAFLMNMENRKLCPLCDTVLKDAFQAAWDSIRV
- a CDS encoding DoxX family protein, yielding MVESVAKRIWNVVVIIMAVFMFYSGVQHFRNSVFYNPFVPNFLPFKMVIIYFYGVIEIAITLLLLIKKYRGIGAFSLFALMLFFLPIHIWDVFSDTPAIGSHQLALIRLVIQFGLIAIAWKLKNIYFNKK
- a CDS encoding TetR/AcrR family transcriptional regulator, producing the protein METNFNDKQIKILEVAELLFSEKGFDGTSIRDISKEAKINIAMISYYFGSKERLLEALILHRTTDLKLQLDHLILENLEPIEKVNKLIELYINRVNSNRGLYRILHFEFTSKKRNINHETFSELKKGNLKSLETIIIEGQNKGVFRKDIVIPLITPTILGTFFHFQMNRPFFENLLNLNTEALYDNYIKTVLTKHIQQTIKALLVYES
- a CDS encoding TolC family protein, which produces MKVSQIMFLGIFFIGINSIEAQDRTSFSLEEAVHMAWTKSNEVSLANTKVNTKKYELQSVKNNQYPDFKVSGQYQRLAKASVDLKINKNSSSTTAIPTVDQLIIGQANATLPIFGGFKIQNSIKLQDNLYQAETANSLQTKEDVAMNVVNYYASLYKAQKTIELLKENQKKAEQRVTDFIELEKNGIIPRNDLLKSQLQVSKIQLSLDEANNNLNIVNYSLTTLLKLPPNTKLEVKESDFVDLTMDNVPTSEEPALQNRKDLEAIHFQEKASQANIKMAKSAYYPSLSLIGGYTVLDIKNVVTIQNAMNFGVGVSYDLSSILKNGTMVKLAESKASEVQNSEEMLTDYIKIEVQKSIEDYQLALKQSNVYTQAVEQSTENYRIIKDKYDNGLSNTNDLLEADVEQLNATINKALAKANIVQKYYELLSVTGQLSKTFNLSKI
- a CDS encoding HlyD family secretion protein, which encodes MEKKQTNTKFIIILVILVVIGGGYGTYKYLHSLAHEQTDDAQIEKNMNPIIPRVSGYVSKVYIKDNDYVKKGDTLFTIDKKDYQLKIAEATAALAAAEGNFEVSRADISSALASVSASDATVQSASGSIESAKIKLAQITSDYNRYNNLYKSHTITKQQYEQASTAKQEAENQVRILQQQQKASAYQKSVIIAKSKASDKLTEVAAANIKRAQALLDAANLNISYTVITAAIDGQVSKIDIQPGQLVQPGQSLFYIINNQEAWVIANFKETQLNKMVMGQKVTLKVDAYPDYDFQGTITSFSPATGSRFSILPPDNATGNFVKTIQRLPVKISLDASNDAEKIKLLRPGMNVDVDVHVK
- a CDS encoding MDR family MFS transporter; this translates as MTGTEDDLVEYGFRRVIITITAVLCALLEIVDTTIVNVALTNMRGSLGATLTDVAWVITAYAIANVIVIPMTSWLSQQFGRRNYFVVSIIIFTTASFLCGNATNIWELIAFRFIQGLGGGALLVTAQTIITESYPIAKRGMAQAIYGMGVIVGPTLGPPLGGYLVDNFSWPYIFYINIPLGIIAAILAFTFVRSPKFGKKLKASQVDWWGIVLLSAFIGSLQFVLEHGQQDDWFNNSTITALSVVSVFGLVLFIWRELTYKYPIVNLSVLKDGNLRIGTIMCFILGFGLYGSTLIIPIYTQSVLGWTATDAGLLLIPGSITTAFMMPIVGRLIQKGVPQGYMVGVGFLIFFFFTLMMYNNMTPDTGAEHLFWPLILRGIGLGLLFVPITTLSLSTLKGKHIGEGAAFTGMMRQLGGSFGIAIITTFITRFSQKHRVDLVSNLDGTRLEVQEKITLLQQGFMSKGFSANEALKKAYQVIDFSVMKQSTVLAYMDIFLYLGIMFLCCIPIIFFIKKGKNKINPADAMH
- the yaaA gene encoding peroxide stress protein YaaA, whose amino-acid sequence is MKIVISPAKSLNFEKDLPTPIHTEPSFLKESRHVHKVLKEKKPAELADLMSISDKLAELNWKRNQDWKTPFTTSNSRPAVYTFDGDVYTGLDAFSIPLNKLEVLQDRLRILSGLYGLLKPLDLMQAYRLEMGTKLPIGESQNLYQFWKPTITKALNKELKEGELFVNLASNEYFSAIDVKALKVPVITPEFKDYKNGKLKIISFFAKKARGMMVRYIIDTNAETIEDLKGFNYDGYQFDANLSKENQLVFTR
- a CDS encoding NAD(P)/FAD-dependent oxidoreductase; this translates as MKQDVIIIGAGLAGLSAAVHLHRQGRKVLILEATDRAGGRIKTDSHDGFLLDRGFQVFLTAYPESKSLLNYTDLNLKKMLPGATVLYDDGQFEIADPLRRPSAALATFFAPVGTLKDKINTLWLKNKLQNLTIDQIFQQPEQTTRKQLTEYGFSPKMIERFYAPFLSGIFLENDLSTSRRMFDFVMKMFSDGDVAVPALGMEEIPKQLVAMLPENSIRCNTQVMKIEGNKVTIADGTVLEANQILLATTANSLAQEFFPKQKMTSHQVTNVYFEASETPTRKAVVILNASKIKKWVNNLTVMSNVSSAYSPKGKVLISVSYNGIPTIGDAALAENMKRELKKWFGQKVNNWKMLKVYRIEYALPTQESVRNEIPASEIKISDTLFICGDNLLNGSINAAMKTGRLAAEAMQL
- a CDS encoding SulP family inorganic anion transporter — translated: MKKVFNLFDFSQKVNFRTEILAGLTVAMTMIPESLSFAILAGFPPLMGLYAAFIAGLVTAIFGGRPGMISGGAGATVIVLIALMNSNGLEYVFAAVALAGVIQILIGIFKLGKFIGLVPQPVMFGFVNGLAVIIFMSQLEQFKKVVNGQVEWLTGIPLLIMAGLVALTIGIIVLFPKITKAVPASLVAIIIIFALVFFFKIETKTVRDIASISGGFPPFHIPTVPINLEMLKIIFPYALIMASVGLTEGLLTLTLVDEITGTKGNGNRECIAQGSSNILNGFFFGMGGCPMIAQTLVNLSAGSRARLSGIVAALTILIIILFGAPVIERVPMAALVGVMVMVAIGTFEWTSFRIINKMPKHDIFVGILVAVITILLHNLALAVLIGVIISALVFAWESAKRIRAKKYIDEKGVKHYEIYGPLFFASTTAFLEKFDVANDPNEIIIDFKESKITDMSAIDAVNKITEKYAQLNKKVHLQHLSADCKTLLKNADAIIDVNILEDPTYKVALD